One genomic segment of Gemmatimonadaceae bacterium includes these proteins:
- a CDS encoding histidinol-phosphate transaminase — MTPPPLRTRTSYADLALYTPDRRPCAIDLSDNTNLWGMPPAAERAIRDAASSTVTRYPEVYAQSLKCALAGYAGVEPASIVTGCGSDDVLDSAIRAFAEPGDRIAIPDPSFAMMPAFARMNALAPVLVPLTGDYDVDADAMTATNAAIVYLCSPNNPTGTALSRSAIERIAARARGVVIIDEAYAEFAGCSMVDLAMGSGRVLIVRTMSKAFGLAGLRIGYAIGHPGLVAEVEKSRGPYKTNALAERAALAVLGTDLDWVQTRVHAAIEMRGALVRALQDLGRSPLPSHANFVLVPVAHAASVAAALRARGIAVRPFEGLRAPAGSALASTGGCALRMTVGPWPMLDQALGALREVLP, encoded by the coding sequence GTGACCCCGCCGCCGCTGCGCACGCGCACGAGCTACGCGGACCTCGCGCTCTACACGCCCGATCGCCGCCCGTGTGCCATCGACCTGAGCGACAATACCAACCTGTGGGGCATGCCGCCAGCCGCGGAGCGCGCGATTCGCGACGCTGCCTCGTCGACCGTGACCCGATATCCGGAGGTCTATGCGCAGTCGCTCAAGTGCGCGCTCGCCGGCTACGCCGGCGTGGAGCCTGCGTCGATCGTGACCGGCTGCGGCTCGGACGATGTGCTCGATTCCGCGATCCGAGCCTTCGCCGAACCCGGCGACCGCATCGCGATTCCGGATCCGTCATTCGCCATGATGCCGGCGTTCGCGCGCATGAACGCGCTGGCGCCGGTGCTCGTGCCCCTGACCGGCGACTACGACGTCGACGCGGACGCCATGACCGCAACCAATGCGGCCATCGTCTACCTGTGTTCGCCTAACAATCCCACCGGCACGGCGCTCTCGCGCTCGGCGATCGAGCGCATCGCGGCGCGCGCACGCGGCGTCGTGATCATCGACGAAGCCTACGCCGAGTTCGCGGGCTGCAGCATGGTCGACCTGGCGATGGGCAGCGGTCGTGTCCTCATCGTACGGACGATGTCGAAGGCGTTCGGGCTCGCCGGGCTCCGCATCGGGTACGCGATCGGCCATCCCGGGCTCGTCGCCGAAGTGGAGAAGTCCCGCGGTCCATACAAGACGAACGCGCTCGCCGAGCGGGCGGCGCTGGCTGTGTTAGGCACGGACCTCGACTGGGTCCAGACCCGCGTCCACGCGGCCATCGAAATGCGCGGCGCGCTCGTTCGTGCGTTGCAAGACCTCGGGCGCAGCCCCCTGCCCTCGCACGCCAACTTCGTGCTCGTGCCGGTCGCGCACGCGGCCTCCGTCGCCGCCGCGCTCCGCGCGCGAGGGATTGCCGTGCGTCCCTTCGAGGGGCTCCGCGCACCGGCCGGCAGCGCCCTCGCGTCGACCGGCGGATGCGCGCTGCGCATGACCGTCGGCCCGTGGCCGATGCTCGACCAGGCGTTAGGCGCACTGCGCGAGGTCTTGCCGTGA
- the hisH gene encoding imidazole glycerol phosphate synthase subunit HisH, translated as MRVTIFDYGAGNLHSLAKALAGDGVSVAIDGDPLIALRTDVLVLPGVGNFRQAAARLTPARAAMRDAIRAGLPTLGVCLGMQLLFDASTEGPGRGLGVIAGRVSRLAAFRVPHIGWNTVDDARDPLFRAAPLRTAYFANGYACRPEDDTLVTAWTTHDRDRFPAVVRAGRTVGVQFHPEKSSLAGVQFVHAFLAGLSA; from the coding sequence ATGCGCGTGACGATCTTCGACTACGGCGCCGGCAACCTGCACTCGCTGGCCAAGGCGCTCGCCGGCGACGGCGTGTCGGTGGCGATCGACGGAGACCCCCTGATCGCGCTGCGCACCGACGTGCTCGTCCTGCCGGGCGTCGGCAACTTTCGCCAGGCGGCCGCGCGCCTAACGCCGGCGCGCGCCGCGATGCGCGACGCCATCCGCGCCGGACTGCCCACCCTCGGCGTCTGCCTCGGCATGCAGCTCCTCTTCGACGCGAGCACCGAAGGCCCGGGACGCGGCCTCGGCGTCATCGCTGGACGCGTGTCGCGTCTCGCGGCGTTCCGCGTGCCGCACATCGGCTGGAACACCGTGGACGATGCACGCGATCCGCTGTTCCGCGCCGCGCCGCTGCGCACGGCGTACTTCGCCAACGGCTATGCGTGCCGCCCCGAAGATGACACGCTCGTCACCGCGTGGACGACACACGACCGCGACCGGTTCCCTGCCGTCGTCCGCGCCGGCCGCACCGTCGGCGTGCAGTTCCATCCGGAAAAGAGCTCGCTCGCCGGTGTCCAGTTCGTGCACGCCTTTCTCGCCGGATTGTCCGCATGA
- a CDS encoding 1-(5-phosphoribosyl)-5-[(5-phosphoribosylamino)methylideneamino] imidazole-4-carboxamide isomerase, whose translation MIAIPAIDVRDGACVQLVGGSFDDERVRLPDPCAVMRRWVDAGFRRVHVVDLDAALGTGGNAMPVQALLADGRARVQVGGGIRTAERADQLLAAGAAHVVVATRAIDDPQWLGELAGRHPYRLIVALDVRDRTVVTHGWARRSRLQVGDAIAALDGLALGGVLVTAVHAEGRLDGPDVPLVEHVASRTPHPLIAAGGIATMGDLRSLASAGAAAAVIGMALYTGALDPRAVQEEFHE comes from the coding sequence ATGATCGCCATTCCGGCCATCGATGTCCGCGATGGCGCGTGCGTGCAGCTGGTGGGCGGCTCGTTCGACGACGAGCGCGTGCGCCTTCCCGATCCGTGCGCGGTCATGCGCCGATGGGTCGACGCCGGATTTCGCCGCGTGCACGTGGTCGACCTCGACGCCGCGTTAGGCACCGGCGGGAACGCGATGCCGGTGCAGGCGCTGCTGGCCGACGGGCGCGCGCGCGTCCAGGTTGGCGGCGGGATACGAACCGCCGAGCGCGCCGACCAGCTGTTGGCAGCGGGCGCCGCTCACGTCGTGGTAGCGACGCGCGCCATCGATGATCCGCAATGGCTCGGCGAGCTCGCCGGCCGGCATCCGTACCGTCTCATTGTCGCACTGGATGTGCGCGACCGCACGGTCGTCACGCACGGCTGGGCCCGGCGCTCGAGGCTCCAGGTCGGCGATGCCATCGCCGCGCTCGACGGGCTCGCGTTAGGCGGCGTGCTCGTGACCGCGGTGCACGCGGAAGGCCGGCTCGACGGCCCCGATGTGCCGCTCGTCGAACACGTCGCCTCGCGGACGCCGCATCCGCTGATCGCCGCAGGCGGTATCGCGACGATGGGCGACCTCCGCTCGCTCGCGTCAGCCGGCGCCGCCGCCGCAGTGATCGGCATGGCGCTTTACACCGGTGCGCTCGATCCGCGCGCCGTCCAGGAGGAGTTTCACGAATGA
- a CDS encoding imidazoleglycerol-phosphate dehydratase, which translates to MTTARRRTRETTVRVEISTDDLSVDIATTIPFLDHMLVTLARYAALGVCVSAEGDLPHHVSEDVAITLGAAVAARRSETAARFGDRTVAMDDALVQCVLDAGGRSYYEGPLPSVRYDHWMRSFAEHARITLHLRVLRGRDRHHIVEAAFKALGLAMRDAMVETGMSLGTKGAVALEVDA; encoded by the coding sequence ATGACCACAGCACGACGCCGGACGCGCGAGACCACCGTGCGGGTCGAGATCTCGACGGACGACTTATCCGTCGACATCGCGACGACGATTCCGTTTCTCGACCACATGCTCGTGACCCTCGCCCGCTACGCCGCGCTCGGCGTGTGTGTCAGCGCCGAGGGCGATCTGCCCCACCACGTGAGCGAAGACGTCGCGATCACGCTTGGCGCCGCCGTTGCCGCTCGCCGCTCGGAAACGGCCGCGCGCTTCGGCGACCGCACCGTGGCGATGGATGATGCGCTCGTGCAATGCGTGCTCGATGCCGGCGGCCGGTCGTACTACGAGGGCCCATTGCCGAGCGTCCGCTACGATCACTGGATGCGGTCCTTCGCCGAGCACGCGCGGATCACGCTGCACCTGCGCGTGCTCCGCGGACGCGACCGGCATCACATCGTCGAGGCAGCGTTCAAGGCACTCGGCCTCGCGATGCGCGACGCGATGGTCGAAACCGGCATGTCGTTAGGCACGAAAGGAGCAGTGGCGCTGGAGGTGGACGCATGA
- the hisF gene encoding imidazole glycerol phosphate synthase subunit HisF: MTLRKRVIVCLDVAGGSVVKGVRFAGLRAMGDPVALASEYEAAGADEIVFLDVSAALDDRETLLDCVRRTADVLFIPLTVGGGVRSVDDASRALRAGADKIAVNTAAVARPALLTELSAHLGAQCVVASIDARRTRDHWEVFVRGATTPTGRDAIAWARECVERGAGEILLTSIDRDGTRAGYDLALTQAVAASVSVPVIASGGAGSAEDVRRVLTDTGADAALVAGILHDGGTTVDAIKLALANGNVCVRDAV; encoded by the coding sequence ATGACGCTGCGCAAACGCGTGATCGTATGCCTCGACGTCGCCGGCGGCAGCGTGGTGAAGGGCGTTCGGTTCGCCGGCTTGCGCGCGATGGGCGATCCGGTCGCGCTCGCATCCGAGTACGAAGCGGCGGGCGCGGATGAAATCGTGTTCCTGGATGTGTCCGCCGCTCTCGACGATCGCGAGACGCTCCTCGACTGCGTACGCCGCACGGCCGATGTCCTCTTCATTCCCCTGACAGTGGGCGGCGGCGTTCGTTCTGTCGACGACGCATCGCGGGCCTTACGCGCCGGCGCCGACAAAATCGCGGTGAACACCGCCGCCGTGGCGAGGCCCGCGCTCCTCACCGAGTTGAGCGCGCACTTGGGTGCGCAGTGCGTGGTGGCGAGCATCGATGCCCGGCGCACGCGCGATCACTGGGAAGTGTTCGTTCGAGGCGCCACGACGCCGACGGGGCGCGACGCGATCGCGTGGGCGCGAGAATGCGTCGAGCGCGGCGCCGGCGAAATCCTGCTCACGAGCATCGACCGCGACGGCACGCGCGCCGGATACGATCTCGCACTCACGCAGGCGGTCGCGGCGTCCGTGTCGGTTCCCGTGATCGCGTCCGGCGGCGCCGGCTCGGCGGAAGATGTGCGCCGTGTGCTAACGGACACGGGCGCCGATGCCGCGCTCGTGGCCGGCATCCTGCACGACGGCGGCACGACCGTCGATGCGATCAAGCTCGCGCTGGCCAACGGCAACGTTTGCGTTCGGGACGCCGTATGA
- a CDS encoding inositol monophosphatase family protein gives MSDDRSLLLEAVSDVARSAGATALRYFNSRLSIERKTDGSPVTVADRAAEQQAREWIIARFPDDGIVGEELAAVRRESRRRWIIDPIDGTGSFVRGVPLWGTLVAVCDGTRVLAGAACFPALGELVSAAVGLGAWWNGARCRVSGVRAIEDATVLTTDHRFARTPERLTGWRTLAARASLARDWGDCYGYFLVATGRAEVMIDGVLADWDAAALFPVIREAGGVFTDCAGRETPFGSSAVATNAALAHEARALLDVPVSGEAP, from the coding sequence ATGAGCGACGACCGGTCGCTGCTCCTGGAGGCGGTGAGCGATGTCGCGCGATCCGCCGGCGCCACCGCCTTGCGATACTTCAATTCGCGGCTTTCGATCGAGCGCAAGACCGACGGCTCACCGGTTACCGTTGCCGACCGGGCGGCCGAGCAGCAGGCGCGCGAGTGGATCATCGCGCGCTTCCCGGACGACGGCATCGTCGGCGAGGAGCTCGCTGCAGTTAGGCGGGAATCGCGGCGCCGATGGATCATCGATCCGATCGACGGCACCGGATCGTTCGTGCGCGGCGTGCCGCTCTGGGGAACGCTCGTGGCGGTGTGCGACGGCACGCGGGTGCTCGCCGGCGCGGCGTGCTTCCCCGCGCTCGGCGAGCTGGTCTCGGCCGCCGTCGGGCTCGGCGCGTGGTGGAACGGCGCGCGCTGCCGGGTGTCGGGCGTGCGCGCGATCGAGGACGCGACCGTCCTGACGACCGACCACCGCTTCGCGCGTACGCCGGAGCGCCTAACTGGCTGGCGGACGCTCGCGGCGCGCGCATCACTGGCGCGCGATTGGGGCGATTGCTACGGCTATTTCCTCGTCGCTACCGGACGCGCCGAAGTCATGATCGACGGCGTGCTCGCCGATTGGGATGCAGCGGCGCTCTTCCCGGTGATTCGCGAGGCCGGCGGCGTGTTCACGGATTGCGCCGGCCGCGAGACGCCATTCGGCTCGAGCGCGGTGGCCACGAACGCGGCGCTCGCACACGAGGCGCGCGCGCTGCTCGACGTTCCTGTTTCCGGTGAAGCACCATGA
- the hisIE gene encoding bifunctional phosphoribosyl-AMP cyclohydrolase/phosphoribosyl-ATP diphosphatase HisIE — protein MTRPLDLDALDFEKGGGLVTVVAQDASTGAVLMVAFADRVALERTLETGEMHYHSRRRGLWHKGLASGSVQRVVSLSADCDGDAVLARVHSTGAACHTGDASCFGGAAVDADALASLDAVIASRAADRSGPSPSYTRRLLTDRNLRLKKLGEECAELVVALGDGDAERATAEAADLVYHALVALRALGVGLDEVRTVLSRREREGRAP, from the coding sequence ATGACGCGTCCACTCGATCTCGATGCGCTCGATTTCGAGAAGGGCGGCGGACTGGTGACGGTCGTCGCGCAGGACGCATCGACCGGCGCCGTTTTGATGGTCGCGTTCGCCGATCGTGTCGCGCTCGAGCGCACGCTGGAGACGGGGGAGATGCACTATCACTCGCGGCGACGCGGGCTGTGGCACAAGGGGTTGGCGAGCGGCAGCGTGCAGCGCGTGGTGTCGCTGTCGGCCGATTGCGATGGCGATGCGGTGCTCGCGCGCGTGCATTCGACGGGGGCTGCGTGCCACACCGGTGACGCATCCTGTTTCGGCGGCGCGGCGGTCGATGCGGACGCGCTCGCTTCGCTGGATGCCGTGATTGCGTCACGCGCCGCGGACCGTTCGGGCCCGTCGCCAAGCTACACGCGCCGCCTTCTCACCGACCGCAACCTGCGCCTCAAGAAACTCGGCGAAGAGTGCGCCGAGCTGGTGGTTGCGTTAGGCGACGGCGACGCGGAGCGCGCGACGGCCGAGGCCGCCGACCTTGTGTATCACGCGCTCGTCGCATTGCGGGCGCTGGGCGTGGGCCTCGATGAGGTGCGTACGGTCCTGTCACGTCGCGAGCGTGAAGGCCGTGCGCCGTGA
- a CDS encoding chemotaxis protein CheB — protein sequence MTATNVVTADASQTHHAPRVRVVAVGASAGGLDALTQLLGQLPADTGLAYVLVQHLDPAHESILADLLARATIIPVMQATDGLRIEADHAYVIPPGVQMTLADGHLRLVPRDRRGGPARSIDVFFRSVADVHGSDAVGVVLSGTGSDGALGLEAIKGVGGMTFAQNPASAGYDGMPRAAAATGCVDFVLPPADIATHLARIGHPAGNGGADSGHTPSPGALAPILDLVRQRTGVDFSQYKVGTVHRRILRRMVMGNADAFDDYAEMLHTNAAEVDALYADLLISVTRFFRDPDVFAALGKSIFPELLKRRQPEESIRVWVPGCATGQEAYSIAICIVESLGSSPRSTPIQVFATDLSNAAIASARAGLYPHAIETDLSSERLRRFFVREPHGYRVAKAIRELCVFAPQNITSDPPFSQLDLISCRNVLIYLQPNLHERILALFHYALKPDGILVLGNSESVGAASAMFAPLDKSLRIYARQKTPGRPHFLDFPASRKPHALAVLSAKDARRPQSVEVQRAADQIVLGSYAPAGVVVDDQLQVVHFRGRTGAYLEPTAGTASFDLLDMARHDLRSELRAAIRKARKEADVVRAEGILVHDDGALRYVDLEVIPFKVVSSEAQFFVVLFEDIDRAIATRRRARERRVRRRSESKHPPVRQRDEAAGEIAQELDAAKRRLQEIADEHGVAIGELQAANEEVQSANEELQSTNEELETAKEELQSANEELATLNDELRARNGELATLNDDLTNLLTSMHIPAVIVGTDLRIRRFTAGAERLMNIVPTDVGRRIGDLHANVDLPELEKLIGEVVNTLAVREREVRDARGRWYSMLVRPYRTAEQMITGAVIVYQDIDERKHHAERVDQARRYAEAIIETVREPLLVIDASFRVERANRAFYDMFQTTAAATDGQSLFELGDGQWNVARMHRVLDQVLQTATGFSDIEVEHVFPVIGRRVVMLNARLIAFQGDSAPLILLAIQDITARRDFERRERFLTDAANAFAVSVGYDATIEAIASIAVPAIAEWCIVDVSEPDGMVTRAEVVYHEADPIGLSGPSARPTVIAANEPVANVLRTGQSLLLEDVPPSYLASGGWADEELARIRALDPRSLLIVPLRSGARILGAITLASTRSGSGRRYAQDDLAVAEEFARRATLAIEAAVHYRDMSRARFVAEAANRAKSEFLATMSHELRTPLNAILGYVQILQLEINGPVTDAQRKHLRHIEESQRHLLGLIEDVLAFAKIEAGRVELQLTDLSVHEVLAEAAVLAHVQMQRKELQYEYAPCDAAVRVRGNGARVRQVVLNLLSNAMKFTEAGGRITVACVPGDVDVVIRVADTGIGIPHDKLDLIFQPFVQLDSTLTRKADGTGLGLAISRSFAREMGGDLTATSIVGEGSVFSFRLPRCAPATAAGV from the coding sequence GTGACGGCGACGAACGTCGTCACCGCGGACGCAAGCCAGACGCACCACGCGCCTCGCGTTCGTGTCGTCGCGGTGGGAGCCTCGGCGGGCGGCCTCGATGCACTCACGCAGTTGCTCGGCCAACTCCCTGCGGATACCGGACTCGCGTACGTACTCGTTCAACACCTCGATCCCGCGCACGAAAGCATTCTGGCCGACCTGCTCGCCCGCGCGACGATCATCCCGGTGATGCAGGCCACCGACGGCCTGCGGATCGAAGCCGACCATGCCTACGTCATCCCGCCCGGCGTCCAGATGACGCTGGCGGATGGCCATCTCAGGCTCGTCCCGCGCGACCGCCGTGGCGGTCCGGCGCGATCGATCGACGTATTTTTCCGTTCCGTAGCCGATGTGCACGGCAGCGATGCCGTCGGCGTAGTCCTCTCGGGCACGGGCTCGGATGGCGCGTTAGGACTCGAGGCGATCAAGGGCGTGGGCGGGATGACCTTCGCGCAGAATCCGGCCTCGGCCGGCTACGACGGAATGCCTCGCGCAGCAGCGGCCACCGGTTGCGTGGACTTCGTGCTGCCGCCGGCCGACATCGCAACGCACCTGGCGCGCATCGGGCACCCTGCCGGCAACGGCGGGGCGGACTCCGGACACACACCATCCCCCGGCGCGCTCGCGCCGATCCTGGACCTCGTTAGGCAACGAACGGGCGTCGACTTCTCGCAATACAAGGTGGGCACCGTCCATCGCCGCATCCTGCGACGCATGGTGATGGGCAACGCGGACGCGTTCGACGACTATGCGGAGATGCTGCACACCAACGCCGCCGAAGTGGACGCCCTCTACGCGGACTTGCTGATCAGCGTCACGCGGTTCTTCCGCGATCCCGACGTCTTCGCCGCCCTTGGCAAATCGATATTCCCCGAATTGCTCAAACGGCGTCAGCCGGAGGAGTCGATTCGTGTATGGGTCCCCGGGTGCGCCACCGGCCAGGAAGCGTATTCGATCGCAATCTGTATCGTCGAATCGCTCGGCAGCTCGCCTCGCAGCACGCCGATACAGGTGTTCGCCACGGATCTCAGCAACGCGGCGATTGCGAGCGCGCGAGCAGGACTCTATCCGCACGCGATCGAGACCGATCTCTCGTCGGAGCGCCTGCGCCGCTTCTTCGTCCGGGAGCCGCACGGATATCGCGTCGCCAAAGCCATCCGCGAGCTCTGCGTGTTCGCGCCGCAGAACATTACGAGCGATCCGCCGTTCTCCCAGTTGGACCTGATCAGCTGTCGCAACGTGCTCATCTATTTGCAGCCTAACTTGCACGAACGGATTCTCGCGCTCTTTCACTATGCGCTGAAACCCGACGGCATTCTGGTGCTCGGAAACTCCGAGTCCGTGGGCGCTGCGTCCGCGATGTTCGCACCGCTCGACAAGAGCCTTCGTATCTACGCTCGGCAGAAGACCCCGGGCCGGCCCCACTTCCTCGACTTCCCCGCATCCCGCAAACCGCACGCGCTCGCCGTGTTGTCGGCGAAAGACGCACGTCGACCACAGTCGGTGGAAGTCCAGCGCGCGGCCGACCAGATCGTGCTCGGCAGCTACGCTCCCGCCGGCGTCGTGGTGGATGACCAACTGCAGGTCGTGCATTTCCGCGGACGCACAGGCGCATATCTCGAGCCGACCGCTGGCACAGCCAGCTTCGATCTGCTCGATATGGCTCGGCATGACCTTCGCTCCGAGCTGCGGGCAGCCATCCGGAAAGCGCGCAAGGAGGCGGATGTCGTGCGCGCAGAGGGCATCCTGGTCCACGACGACGGCGCGCTTCGCTACGTCGACCTCGAAGTCATTCCGTTCAAGGTCGTGTCGTCCGAGGCGCAGTTCTTCGTGGTTCTCTTCGAGGACATCGATCGCGCGATCGCAACACGCCGGCGCGCCCGTGAGCGCCGGGTCCGTCGCCGCAGCGAGAGCAAGCACCCTCCCGTTAGGCAGCGGGACGAGGCCGCCGGCGAGATCGCCCAGGAGCTGGACGCCGCCAAGCGGCGTCTCCAGGAAATTGCAGACGAGCACGGGGTCGCCATCGGCGAGCTGCAAGCGGCGAACGAGGAGGTGCAGTCCGCCAACGAAGAATTGCAGAGCACGAACGAAGAGCTCGAGACGGCGAAGGAAGAGCTCCAGTCGGCCAACGAGGAGCTGGCGACGCTGAACGACGAGTTGCGCGCCCGGAACGGCGAGCTCGCCACGCTCAACGACGACCTGACGAATCTCCTCACCAGCATGCACATCCCCGCGGTCATCGTCGGGACCGATCTGCGCATCCGCCGCTTCACCGCCGGCGCCGAACGCCTCATGAACATCGTACCGACCGATGTCGGCCGGCGCATCGGCGATCTCCACGCGAATGTCGACCTCCCGGAGCTCGAGAAGCTGATCGGTGAAGTCGTCAACACATTGGCCGTGCGCGAGCGGGAAGTGCGGGACGCCCGGGGACGGTGGTACTCGATGCTCGTCCGACCCTACAGGACCGCGGAGCAGATGATCACTGGCGCCGTGATCGTGTATCAGGACATCGACGAACGAAAGCACCACGCCGAGCGGGTCGACCAGGCGCGCCGGTACGCCGAGGCCATCATCGAAACCGTCCGCGAGCCGCTGCTCGTCATCGATGCCTCCTTCCGCGTCGAGCGCGCGAATCGAGCGTTCTACGACATGTTCCAGACCACGGCCGCCGCGACCGACGGGCAGTCCCTGTTCGAGTTAGGCGACGGACAATGGAACGTCGCGCGAATGCACCGCGTGTTAGACCAGGTGCTGCAGACGGCGACGGGGTTCAGCGACATCGAAGTCGAGCACGTGTTCCCCGTCATCGGACGGCGCGTCGTCATGTTGAACGCCCGCCTCATCGCCTTCCAGGGCGACAGCGCGCCGCTCATTCTGCTCGCGATCCAGGATATCACCGCCCGACGGGATTTTGAGCGGCGCGAGCGCTTCCTAACGGATGCGGCCAACGCGTTCGCCGTCTCGGTCGGGTACGACGCGACCATCGAGGCGATTGCGTCCATTGCCGTCCCGGCAATCGCCGAGTGGTGCATCGTCGACGTCAGCGAGCCCGATGGAATGGTGACGCGGGCCGAAGTCGTGTACCACGAGGCCGACCCGATCGGTTTGAGCGGACCCTCGGCACGACCCACCGTGATCGCGGCGAACGAGCCGGTTGCGAATGTGTTGCGAACCGGTCAATCGCTTCTCCTCGAGGACGTGCCGCCATCCTATCTGGCATCCGGTGGGTGGGCCGACGAGGAGCTCGCACGCATCCGCGCGCTCGATCCTCGATCGTTGCTCATCGTGCCGTTGCGCTCCGGCGCCCGCATCCTCGGCGCCATCACGCTGGCATCGACGCGCTCCGGCTCGGGCCGCCGCTACGCACAGGATGATCTCGCGGTTGCCGAGGAATTCGCGCGCCGAGCCACGCTCGCCATCGAGGCGGCCGTACACTATCGAGACATGTCGAGAGCGCGGTTCGTGGCCGAAGCGGCTAACCGCGCCAAGAGCGAATTCCTGGCGACGATGAGCCACGAGCTTCGCACGCCGCTCAACGCGATTCTGGGGTACGTGCAGATCCTGCAGTTGGAGATCAATGGCCCGGTCACCGATGCCCAACGCAAGCATCTTCGGCACATCGAGGAAAGTCAGCGACACCTCCTCGGCCTGATCGAGGACGTCCTTGCATTCGCCAAGATCGAAGCGGGGCGCGTCGAGCTACAGCTGACCGACCTCTCGGTGCACGAGGTGCTCGCCGAGGCCGCAGTGCTGGCGCACGTCCAGATGCAGCGGAAGGAGTTGCAATACGAGTATGCGCCATGCGACGCCGCGGTGCGCGTGCGCGGCAACGGAGCTCGCGTGCGGCAGGTTGTCCTCAACCTGCTCTCGAACGCAATGAAGTTCACCGAGGCCGGCGGTCGGATCACGGTCGCGTGCGTTCCGGGCGACGTCGACGTCGTCATCCGCGTCGCGGATACGGGCATCGGCATCCCGCATGACAAGCTGGACCTCATTTTCCAGCCGTTCGTGCAACTCGACAGTACGCTCACACGAAAGGCGGATGGCACGGGCCTCGGCCTCGCGATCAGCCGCAGCTTTGCTCGTGAGATGGGAGGCGATCTGACGGCGACGAGCATTGTGGGCGAGGGCTCCGTGTTCAGCTTCCGCCTCCCGCGGTGCGCACCTGCGACCGCCGCTGGCGTTTGA